In the Phenylobacterium soli genome, GTGGACCACTGGCTGCAGGCCCGAACAGGAGTTGCAGTCGGCGCGGGTGCGAAAGAAGCGCGCGCCCAAGGCCTGACGCAAACCGCTTCCAGGACGGGGCGCGCGCCCGAGGTTCCGGGTTAGCCCTCGATCACCGCCCGAGCCGCTTCCATCACCACGTCGACGACCGCGTGCCAGTCTCCAGGGCGCGCCTGCCGAAACAGCCTGGCGCTCGGGTACCACGGGCTGTCGCTGCGCCCCGCCATCCAGCGCCAGTCCAGCCCCATCGCCGGCAGCAGCACGAAGACCGGCTTGCCCAGGGCGCCGGCCAGGTGGGCGGCGGACGTGTCGACGGCGATGACCAGATCCAGCCCCGCCACGATCTCGGCCGTCTCGGCCATGTCGCTTGCCCCGGTGGCCTCGGGCGAGAGATCGATCGCGCCGGGCAGGGCAAGGAGGCGCTCCGCCTCCTCGGCGGGCAGTGAGCGGAAGCCGTCGAACCGGTGCTGCGGGTTGCCGCGGCTCGCCACTCCGATCCTCGCGCCCGGTGTGCGCCGCGGGCCGGCGCGCAGATAGGGGGCCGTCGGCAGCGTCTCCAAGGTGACGCCGAGCTTTGCGGGCAGGGAAGCCGTCAGGACCCAGCAATCCGGGTCGGGAACATCCACCCTGCCCGCCATGCCGAACACCTGCACGTCCAGCGAGGCCTCGAACAGACGGGTCAGGCTCGCACGGCACAGCAGGGTGACGTCGGCTCCGAGTTCCCGGAGCACCGGCACGAAGCGGGCGTACATGATCTGATCGCCCAGCCCCTGTTCGCCGATGACCAGCAGCCGCTTGCCGGCCACCGGCCCTCCCTGCCACTCCGGCTCCTCCAGCGGCGGACGCGGAGAGCCCAGGGCGACGGCCTCGAGCCGCCTTGCCTGCAGCGGCCAGGCTTCGGCGTAGCGTCCCTGTCCCAGCAGGGCCTGCGAGAGATATTGCTCGGCGTAGACGTCGTCGGGGGCGCGCTCCAGCAACGCGCGCATCAGCGTTTCGGCCTCCGCGAACCGGCCGGCGTATAGCAGGCGCTCGCCTTCG is a window encoding:
- a CDS encoding DUF2934 domain-containing protein, giving the protein MTEPGQNSARPQADEVAARAYQIWDHEGRPDGHDVDHWLQARTGVAVGAGAKEARAQGLTQTASRTGRAPEVPG
- a CDS encoding glycosyltransferase family 9 protein translates to MESVDPAADLRAEGERLLYAGRFAEAETLMRALLERAPDDVYAEQYLSQALLGQGRYAEAWPLQARRLEAVALGSPRPPLEEPEWQGGPVAGKRLLVIGEQGLGDQIMYARFVPVLRELGADVTLLCRASLTRLFEASLDVQVFGMAGRVDVPDPDCWVLTASLPAKLGVTLETLPTAPYLRAGPRRTPGARIGVASRGNPQHRFDGFRSLPAEEAERLLALPGAIDLSPEATGASDMAETAEIVAGLDLVIAVDTSAAHLAGALGKPVFVLLPAMGLDWRWMAGRSDSPWYPSARLFRQARPGDWHAVVDVVMEAARAVIEG